From a single Brassica rapa cultivar Chiifu-401-42 chromosome A01, CAAS_Brap_v3.01, whole genome shotgun sequence genomic region:
- the LOC103833728 gene encoding F-box/kelch-repeat protein At5g51250 has product MSSSPEKKKEKKLEEELPSTPQPNPTPSLPDELLTSCIARLSRLYYPTLSLVSKSFRSLLASPELYKARSLSFRTESCLYLCLESSSDSRWFTLCRKPDKNKYDVSKNKKTNDDVSKNKSTSYALCKLPSLHSPPAVFSGLVSVGSDIYNIRSSSNVSVLDCRFHTWRKAPSLPVELMSLSACAVDEKIYVAGIHGGSLKNASKVLDARTQTWDHVVSIPCSLTRRGALNMRSVCIDGKPHVATDDGVVCYNSQVGKWELGEAKMGSFRFSDSYCEVENVLYSVCDGTLRWYDGEVNVWRSLEGLVGLPKFLPGVSVRLCDYGGNMVVVWDKNMLSSGEKKILCAEIALERRGVWEIWGGVEWVEHVLTVPIGYYIVKALSAMV; this is encoded by the coding sequence ATGTCGTCGTCTCCggaaaagaagaaggagaagaagctggAGGAGGAGCTCCCGTCGACACCGCAACCGAACCCAACTCCATCACTTCCCGATGAATTGCTAACAAGCTGCATCGCACGCCTCTCAAGATTATACTACCCGACTCTCTCCCTCGTCTCCAAGAGCTTCCGATCACTTCTCGCCTCGCCGGAGCTATACAAAGCCCGATCACTCTCATTCCGCACCGAGAGCTGTCTCTATCTCTGCCTAGAGTCATCCTCTGACTCTCGCTGGTTCACCCTCTGCCGAAAACctgataaaaacaaatatgacgTCAGCAAGAACAAGAAGACCAATGATGACGTCAGCAAGAACAAGTCAACTAGCTATGCTTTGTGTAAACTCCCATCTCTCCACTCTCCTCCCGCCGTGTTTTCCGGTCTCGTCTCCGTCGGTTCTGACATCTACAACATCAGATCCTCCTCTAACGTCTCGGTTCTCGACTGTCGGTTTCACACGTGGCGCAAAGCTCCGAGCTTGCCTGTGGAGCTGATGTCGCTCTCCGCTTGCGCCGTTGACGAAAAGATATACGTGGCGGGGATCCACGGCGGGTCGCTGAAGAACGCGTCCAAGGTGTTGGACGCAAGAACGCAAACATGGGATCACGTGGTCTCCATCCCTTGCAGCCTGACGAGACGCGGCGCTTTGAACATGAGGAGCGTTTGTATCGACGGGAAGCCGCACGTGGCGACTGACGATGGTGTGGTTTGTTATAACTCCCAGGTAGGTAAGTGGGAACTGGGGGAAGCAAAGATGGGTTCTTTTAGGTTTTCGGATTCTTACTGCGAGGTTGAGAATGTTTTGTACTCTGTTTGCGATGGAACGTTGAGGTGGTACGACGGTGAGGTGAACGTGTGGAGAAGTTTGGAGGGTTTGGTCGGACTGCCTAAGTTCTTGCCTGGTGTTTCTGTTAGATTGTGTGATTATGGTGGTAACATGGTTGTCGTGTGGGACAAGAACATGCTCTCTAGTGGCGAGAAGAAGATTTTGTGTGCTGAGATTGCGCTTGAAAGGCGTGGAGTTTGGGAAATTTGGGGAGGAGTTGAGTGGGTTGAGCATGTGCTTACAGTTCCTATAGGTTATTATATCGTCAAGGCTCTTTCTGCTATGGTTTGA
- the LOC103833721 gene encoding uncharacterized protein LOC103833721: protein MMDKFGRSFSSSSPIGKNSDDEGRENEAESPYKGPLDTMESLEEVLPIRRGISKFYNGKSKSFASLNNTESLSMKDLGRPDNLYSRHRRNLLRHQLFSRGGISKKPLKANFTVVSSCGDDSSSASYLKHQH, encoded by the exons ATGATGGATAAGTTTGGCAGGTCCTTCTCGTCTTCTTCTCCGATCGGCAAGAATAGTGATGACGAAGGAAGAGAAAATGAAGCTGAATCTCCTTACAAGGGTCCCCTTGATACGATGGAATCTCTCGAAGAAGTTTTACCCATCag GAGAGGGATATCCAAGTTCTACAATGGGAAGTCCAAGTCTTTCGCCAGCTTAAACAATACTGAATCCTTGTCGATGAAAGATTTAGGGAGGCCAGATAACCTTTACAGTCGCCACCGGAGAAATCTTCTCCGTCACCAGCTTTTTAGTCGCGGTGGGATCTCGAAGAAACCGCTCAAGGCCAACTTCACGGTGGTCTCTTCCTGCGGCGATGATTCGTCTTCAGCCTCTTATTTAAAACATCAGCATTGA
- the LOC103836034 gene encoding uncharacterized protein LOC103836034, with amino-acid sequence MEDEKVIVTCVSGDKGVSSPYSIFSSDNHGALITSVQLKSDNYNEWATEMMNALQAKRKTGFIYGTFKKPPEGHANLEAWLSVNSMIVGWLRTSIEPRVRSTVTQDGQAVIDYYGRLANMWKELQTYRPPSAFHVGHVVTAIIEADVLPDIGKVYNKNVHEEYRLNSAKIREQQQEAVGFTTRRDNGDLSVGRGGSHDDFTSQVFRTKDNIELLIGYPKWFTERRGRGTCGTSRGGGGRGNSSSLGRGQSNAAFATISNPVGSTPPELTPEQWRAITQIINNKSNSSDKLSGKDTGDVIIDTCTSHHMMGDINLLIDLEDISPCKVGFVDGSTTVSNKVGVLPLSDRISLYDVLYVPYLNCSLISDRCSRMLIGAGEERDGCTMLRMSELMLIKFWREDDLAAAHVINITPTKVLTGKYAHKLLFVPVPSYSDLQLYDSEKNEFLVSRDVIFKENEFSFSNSSSEEDKRHKFQVLSMSLKTAIIEIGPKVGGKRTADTPAVVNPDNAAETEVALGSLICFIPTKDMFTFLLNTGSLDVVYVFVIATTIEHRSYDIKPSVIVIIISPLITLNFESPSLSLWIFSNCRGVSNTIRL; translated from the exons atggaggatgagaaggttatTGTTACCTGCGTGTCCGGAGATAAGGGTGTGAGCTCACCTTATTCGATTTTTTCGTCGGATAATCATGGAGCTTTGATTACTTCGGTTCAGTTAAAAAGTGACAATTATAATGAGTGGGCAACGGAGATGATGAACGCTCTCCAAGCTAAGAGAAAAACCGGCTTCATTTATGGTACTTTTAAGAAGCCGCCGGAGGGACATGCTAATCTAGAGGCTTGGCTCAGTGTGAATTCCATGATTGTGGGATGGTTGCGAACATCTATCGAGCCACGAGTTAGATCAACTGTGAC GCAAGATGGGCAAGCAGTGATTGACTATTACGGTCGCCTAGCAAATATGTGGAAAGAATTGCAAACATATAGGCCTCCATCGGCTT TCCATGTTGGACATGTTGTCACGGCGATCATAGAAGCTGATGTCCTACCAGACATAGGAAAAGTCTACAACAAGAATGTGCATGAAGAATATCGTCTAAACTCTGCGAAAATTCGTGAACAACAGCAGGAGGCTGTAGGGTTTACAACTAGACGTGATAATGGTGACTTAAGTGTAGGACGTGGAGGTTCACATGATGACTTCACCTCACAAGTGTTCAGAACAAAGGACAATATCGAACTT CTAATTGGGTACCCGAAGTGGTTTACcgaaagaagaggaagaggaactTGTGGTACATCAAGAGGAGGAGGTGGTCGAGGTAACAGTTCGTCTCTGGGAAGAGGACAATCTAATGCGGCCTTTGCGACCATATCAAATCCAGTAGGATCTACACCTCCCGAGCTAACTCCAGAACAGTGGAGAGCGATCACTCAAATCATCAACAACAAATCAAACTCTTCCGATAAGTTGTCCGGTAAGGATACGGGTGATGTGATTATTGATACATGcacatcacatcatatgatggGGGATATCAACCTACTCATTGATCTCGAAGATATTTCTCCATGTAAAGTTGGGTTTGTTGATGGAAGCACCACGGTTTCAAACAAAGTGGGCGTGTTGCCTTTGTCTGATCGTATCTCATTATACGATGTGTTATATGTTCCATATTTGAATTGCTCTTTGATCTCA GACCGGTGTTCGAGGATGCTGATTGGAGCAGGTGAAGAACGTGATGGGTGTACTATGTTACGGATGTCAGAGCT TATGTTGATcaagttttggagagaagatgaTCTTGCAGCAGCACACGTTATAAATATCACTCCAACCAAAGTTCTTACCGGGAAGTACGCTCACAAGTTGTTGTTTGTACCAGTTCCCTCGTACTCTGATCTGCAA TTATATGACTCAGAGAAGAACGAGTTTCTTGTGTCTCGTGACGTGATCTTCAAGGAAAATGAATTTTCGTTTTCAAACAGTTCATCTGAA GAGGATAAACGCCACAAGTTCCAAGTGTTGAGCATGTCTCTCAAGACTGCAATAATTGAAATTGGACCAAAAGTAGGAGGAAAAAGGACTGCAGACACACCAGCGGTGGTTAACCCTGATAATGCAGCAGAAACAGAGGTAGCTTTGGGTTCACTCATTTGTTTCATCCCTACAAAAGACATGTTCACGTTCCTCCTCAACACCGGTTCTCTCGACGtagtttatgtttttgttattgCTACCACCATAGAGCATAGAAGCTACGACATTAAACCTTCAGTCATTGTTATAATTATTTCTCCACTGATCACATTAAACTTTGagtctccttctctctctctttggatCTTCTCCAATTGCAGGGGAGTATCAAACACCATACGGCTCTGA